GCTTCATGACCCGCTTTGGGCTTGGAACCTCACCCGGCACCGAGAGGCAcggcagggacagggtggggacagcccagggtgagcagggaggtgacagccaCTGTGACATTTCCTGGGACCTGCATTCCCAACCCGGGATTCCCTCTCCACTCCCCGCAGGAACCCAAAATGTGCGGGAAACACGAAAAGTGGGAGtccaggaaacaaaaccaaaacaaaaaacaaaacaaaacaaaaaacagcacaaaaaaacccctttggaGATTCCCAGCTCCTCGTGGGGCCTCTCCAAAAGTTCCCCCCAAAAGCCACCACGGAAGTCCCCAAGCCATGGGGACATGAGGGACAtggggaaggggacagggagcagctgctgaggttCCAAGAGGAAAAGGGCTTCTGGCCCCTTTCCATGTCCTCCTCCCCGCCCTCCCGCGGCCGCAGCTCATCCTAAAttctgggaattttgggggagcaGAAGCCTGGGGGGCGAGGGACGGTCCCTGCAGTCACTCACAGTTTGTCCCTGCAAGCAGCAGagcgggcagggagggaaaacaACAGCGGTTAATGCACGACCCCTgggcggggctggggggcttGGGGCCAGCAGGGGTAGGGGACACGGTGGGGACATCCCGGGCACCCCTTGGGGACATCCCGGACAGCCccggggagcagctgaggagcgCGGGCACGTCCTGGAGGAGGGAATGGCACAGGCTCGGACCCCTCAGTGGGACCCCAAATTTTTGGACCCCTCTTTAGACCCCCAGGTCCTCAGACCCCTCTGTGGGACCCCCAATTTTTGGCCTCCATTGCAGGACCCCAAATCTTTGGTCCCCTCGGCAGCTCCACCTCTTCGGTCTCCTCTGTGAGACCCCCCCAATTTCTGCTCTTTGAGACCCCCAATCTTTGTCCCCTTTGTGGGACCCCCAATTTTTGTCCCCTTGTCAGCTCCAACCCTTCGGTCTCCTCTGTGAAATCCCGTTTTTGTCCCCTCTGTGATACCCCCAactcttcagacttctctgtgAGACCCCAGAACTCTGCTCTCCTCTTTGGGATCCCCAATCCTTGTCCCCTCTGTGTGACCCCCACTGCCTCAGACCCCTCTGTGGGACTCCAAATCTTTGCTCCCCTTGGCACTCCAGCTCTTCCGACCCCTCTGTGGGACgcatggttttttttccctctgtgggacctgcagctcctcagaccCCTCTGTGTGACCCCAAATCTTTGGTCACCTTGTCAGCTCTACCTCTTGGGTTCCCTCTGCAAGACCCTCAATTTCTCCTCTTCTGTCCCTCCCAACCCTCATCCCCTCTGTGTGACAGCGCTCgctgccccctcctcctcctcctcgctccCCTTCCCCGCACCTCTCGCAGACGCGCACGGTCCAGGCAGCGATGATCCAGGAGGAGATGCTGAACACCAGCAGCACCGTGCCGGGGCAGATGGTCATCAGCGTCTTCATGACGAAGCGCGTGTTGAAGTTGATCTTGTTGAGAGCACCGATGCTGCGCGACGAGGCGTCGGTGAAGAGCttgctgtgcagcagcatgACGCGGCCGATCAGGTAGAGCCGCAGGAACATGGGGATGGACAGGATGACGTCCACGTCGGCGTCGGCCACCGAGGCGGCGTAGGTGAAGGCCAGGCGCGCCGTCCAGGTGAACAGGTACTGCCCGGGGATGGGGTGGATGGCACACACCACCAGCTCCAGCGCGATGAAGAAGATGCGCTCGTAGGTCATGGCGATGCGCCAGTCGTCCGCGCCGTTGTCCACCATGAACAGCTGGCACGGGGGCGAGGGGGGGACACAGCTGGTGACGTGCGTGCGGCGAGGTGACAGGATGATGACACAGCCCCCCCCTTGTCATGGGACAGGTGACTccctgtcctagggtgactttgtGATGTTTGTACCACcaatttctgttctgtttgtgctgtacattgagttCTATGCCTTTCAGAttggttctgagagcaaagggGGGAAAGAGAAACTGCTCTGACTCCTCCATatcctgctcctggactgtgttgtctgcagcatggacagatagcgggacagagatctcctgtCTTTTAGTCAGTTagtttttagttagtttttaaCTAGCCGAGACAGAGAAgctccctggactgttttttctcctttttcttgggactgtttaaccctgctctgcactgaaaaACCCGTAACATCCAGAtctcacacctgtggcccactggGGCCCAGGATGGCATTTTCTGGCACTGGAATGACTGATAAGAAACTGGTAAGAGACTGGGTGAGCCAAGCTACACACACAGCAAGGACTTTGTCAATTTTGCCACCTCTCTTCAGAACAATGAGAGGTcttattatttcatattattcattttttaatgcttggGGGCACTTTGTTATAGTTTAATATaccatttatatatatatatatatatttatataaaataaatagcttttcccacttttctccaaggagactttttcattttaaggagtttgttgttttttttttcttcagaccAACTGGTGAAGGGGCCGCTTGTATTTACTTCCCGGAGAGGACCAAATTCGGAgttcccccccccgccccccgaaTTTGCCCTAAACCCCCCTCACCTGGATCTCCCTGGCATGGTACATGACGATGAGTCCCAGCAGGATGAGGGTGGAGAGGCTGATAAGGCATTTCAGTGCGAACGAATACGATGACTCCTGCGAGGAGGGCACGGAGGCACCGTGAGCCCAGCCGGACCCTGGAGCCCCCCACCCCTCTCTGTCCACACCCCCGACCTTGGTGTAGACCCCCCAGGACAGCTCCGTCTCTGTGACCATCACCACGATGCCGAACATGCCGAAGATCAGGGCGTAATCGCTGAGCCGCTTGCGCTTCTCGAAGAGGGCTCGCCGGTGGCCCAGCTTGTAGCCGATGTTCTGGTTCCTCCGCGGTTCTCCCGTCCGCTCCTCCGCCGCCTCCTGCCCCGGAggagccgcggcggggccgggattCGCCCCTCCGGGATGCTCCGGTCGGGACACAACCACCTGGAGGCCCGGGCTCGGGTGGCAGGAGCGCAGCGGTTGAGTCTCCCCGTCCGGCGGCTGCGGGGTGCCGGCGGAGGAGCTCGGGGGGCCCCGGGGCCGTGTCACCCCGCCATTGTAGCGACAGCTGCTCATGGCTCTGCTGGCGACAGCGCCGGGCGATCCCTCATGGCTCAGCGGCGCGGGGGCGACCTGCGGGACACACCGCAAGGGACAGGGTGGGTGGCTgtggacaggggacacagggagccGCGGTGTCGCACGGATTGGGGTGATGCTCCCCGGTGCGGTGGTGGTGGCCGCGACGGCGGTGGGGACGTGCCGTGTCCGCGGGGACATGTCCTGCCCGTTGGGGACACGCAGTGACCACAGCGACACGTCCTGCCCGTGGGGACACGTCCTGTCCGTGGCGGGGGACACGCCGTGACCAGAGGTACTCGTCCTGGCCGAGGGGACACGGACGCGTcccggccgcggggccgcgTCCGCGTCCTGCCCACGGAACCATGTCCCGCCACCCCCCTCGCCCCCACGCCGCGTACCCGCCCTCCAGGACGCTGCCACCCCCCCcgctctgtcccctgtcccctccccgcaGCCGCGGGACATCTCCGGTGCCGAGCCTCAGCTGCGCGTCCCCGCCGCGCCCGAGCTGCCCAACGCGCCGTGCCCGGTACCGCCGtgcccggggctgccgggggggctccgggggcgCGGTTCCCCCGGTCCTCGGTTGTGCCGGGCCCTGCCCGGTACCTGCCGTGCCCGGGGCctggcggccgggccgggccgggccgggtcccgccgccgccgccgccgccgccgccgccgccgccgccgccgcagcccgAGCCGGTCCCGGGGGCgcgcggcggcggcaccggaGCGCCGGGGGGTGTGGCTGTGGGCGTGGTCTTAGCGCATCCGGCAATCTGATTCGTCCGCGCTGCCCTCGCCCTCGCTGACGAGCGGCGCGCCACGCCTTCGGTCACGCCCACTCCGTggccccctcccccccccgccccccaaaaTCGCCCCCCCCGACCATCACAGCCCGTTAGGACCCCCCGCGACCCTCTCACCGCCCTTCGGCTTCGCTGTGCCCCAAAATTCATCAGCCCCTCATGTCCCCCCACTCACCCCAGTACAGCCCCCCACACATCGCCCCCAAAACAtccccaaaccaccccaaaactcCCGCAGtgcaccccaaaacacccccaGTGAACCCCAAAACACgcccaaaaccaccccaaaacatcTTCAAAACACCCCAGCCCCTGGGTGCCTCCCCGTACCTGCTGGAGCTCCCCGGGGCCGGCCGGGGGGGTCCCGGAGGCgtcaggggctgcagggccggGGCCAGGTACAGGGGTGGTCCGGGGGTCCGGGGGCCATGGGCTTCCCTCCACGCCTGGCCGGGGGACACAGGGGGTCAGGGGGTCCCCAAAGCCCCCTCATGACACAGCAGGGACcccccagagctgccacagctcaTCAGGATTCTGCCCTGGCAGTGACACCCCCAGTGGCCACCCTGTTCCTGGGACCTGCAAGTGCCAGGCACGAGGGGCTGTGACACCGATGTCCCCACTGCACACAGGGCTATGTCACACCAATGTTCCCTTGGCACAGGGGCTGTGACACAATAAAACCCCATCGCATGAGGGGTCCTATTGCACCAACAACCCCGTTTCAGGAGGGGCTGCACCACACTGGAAACCCCACTGCATGAGGGGCTGCACCATACAAAAACCCCACTGCACGAGGAACTGCACTGTACAAAAAATCCCATTGAATGAGGTTGTACCACACTAAAATCCTCATTGCACATGGGGACCTATTGCGCCAACAACCCAAACTCATGAGGGGCTGCGCTGTACAAAAACCCCATTGCGAGAGGGGCTGCACATTGAAATCCCATTGCACTGGGCCCTGTATCACATTAAAACCCCATTGCACGGGAGGCTGAGTCACATGAAAACTCCGCTGCACAGGGGGCCCTTATTGCGCCAACCCCATTCCACGAGGCGCTGCCCCACACAAACCCCCCTTACACAACACCCTCCAAACCGCCCAAACCCCCCAGACCCCACAACCCCCACACCCCCTCACACGcagcccctccatccctgcagcacctCTCGCTGTTTGGGACCTCCGGCACACCACGATGGCTGCGGccaccagcacagggacagccatCGGTGCCACCAGCAGCCCCGCAGTCCCTGGGGGGACTGCAGCGCCTGGGGACccccccattcccacccccGCGGAGCTGCTCCCGGTTTCCCCAGGAGCTGCGGAGCATGGCCGGGCTCCAGCGCCCAGCTGCTCCCCGTGTGCAGCCCGGGACCTGGCTCCCCTCCAGAGCCAGGATCATTTTCTCTCCATTCTGCCAAATTTATCGCAGGAAAATGGGCTCcgatttctttttaatattcggctgggggaggaaaaagccGCAGCGGGCAGGGATCGAGGGGAAATATTTCTCCCCCATCCCCTGAGGCTATGCCAGGCCCCACAGGCCGGAAAAGTGgtgaggtttttggttttgtgggggttttttgtttgtttgttttttgttttttggggtttttttgtttttgtttttggttttgttgggttttttattgttgagtttgtttgtttgtttgtttgttgttttattttggggtttttttgtggggttttttctttttttgtcaccCCAGATGGGGGTGGGTGAGGTCACCCGAGGCTGGGGACAGTAAATATTTCATTGGCGCCGCTCCGGGGAGGTTTCGCTCCTCTGGATGGCGGCGCAGAAGGGCCCTGGTCTGTCCTCCCCTGCCCGAGCACTCACAGGGACGGACCCGCTGGGAATGCCCACAGCCCGGGAAGCACTCCTGTCCTtgtctcctgtccctgtccgtgtcccctgtcccctgtccctgtcctgtctcTGTCCCCTACCCCTGTCACTGTccttgtcccctgtccctgtccccagagggaTGCACAGGGATATCCTGAGTGTCCCCATCAgccccatggcagggatggggacatggCATGTCCACTGTCACCACATGTCCTTGAGCCAGGGCCAccagtgtccctgctcagggaagcGACACGGCAGCAGGACACCCACGGCTGGCACGGTGTCCCCCCTACACGGGGACAATGCAGAGCTGGCCATGCCACCATGCTGGCGCGACAGCAAAGGTGACACTGAGGGTGACACCGGCCAAGACAGCACCTCCGGGAGCAGGGACACGGCTGGGGGACGGCAGCATTGTCTGGGGTGACAACGAGGTGGCAGTGGGGTGACAAGGGGAcccagccctccctgtgcggCTCGGAGCAActgcagaggagggaagggcGCGGCCAAAAATAGAGCGGCCCGGAGGCTCCCGCGGTGATTAATTTATCCCCGCTCGCTAATTCCTGCCTGGGCATCGCCTCAGGGTGGGGCAGGAATCTGggggggcagccaggctggtgaCACCGCGGGGACAGCCCCGCTGCTGGGCTTTGTGCACACTGAAGGTGGCTCGGGgctgcggggacagcgcggtGACCGCACCCGGGGTCACGGGGGCTCCCCCGCCGGTGGCCaccgcggcgcggggctggccCGAGAGGGCACCGAGTGCGTCAGACCCCGGCAGATCCCCCCCCTCAATCCATGCCCAAAAATCCGCCGCGGTGGCCGCAGTCCCTGCCAAGTCCCGGCCATATGtcccaggctggggagcagctggcgGTGCCCGCAGGAGCCCCCGGTCCCCGCCGGTGAccgcggggcgggccgggggtgGCACCGCCgctgtcccccccccccccccccaccccacccccgaggtcagggaagggcaggggggCTCGGTGTGACCTGGGGGAGCAGAACCGGCTGAGAGGCAGCTGGACGAGGCCACGGGGCTTCCCCAAAATAGAGGGGTGGCCCAGCGCAGCCGTGTCACGGGGGGACCCCCGGGGGTGGCAACAGCCGCGACATCCGGGACCTCCCGTGCCACCCCCCACTaaggcagaggggcagcaccCCGTGCTGCGGGGGTTCCCCAAGGCAGGCTCGGGTGCCACCCGTGGGGGTGTTCGTGTGTCCCCCAGAGTGTGGGGGGTGGCACGGGAGGTGCCGCATCCGCGGGGACACCCGAAACTCCGCGCCCCCGCAGCTGCGCCGGGGAATCCCCGCCTGGCGCCGGGGTCTCCCCGAGAAAATCTCTCCCCAGAGCCCCACCGGGAACCGCCGCTCGACGCTGAACCGCCACAGCCCGCATGTCCCCCGGGTTGTTGCCTCCACCTCCCGCTCCAAGACACCCCCCAACGCAATTTGGGGACATTCCGCCCTCCAGGGGAGGGGACGCGCGGCCCGGGGGATACTCTACCTgcgtggggctgggctgggaggggtcccgggggtTGCAGAGGGGGAGTCCGGCCCCCCCAAACTCCCCCCCCCCTCTCGGCCACCACCGCGCCGGCGTCCCCAGACAAAGCCGCTGCGCCGGGCTCTCCCCGCGCCTCCCCCACGCGCTCCACTCTACCGAAAGGACAAAGCCGCTCCGCCTGGCTGCCCCCGCCGGGCCACcgcggccccccccccccccgggccACCCGGGGAGTCAcggccctgcccgccgcccccggcacCGCCACAGAGCCCTCGGCCACGGGTGTCCCCCCAAAAGCTCGCACACGCCTTTGCAGGGGCGTCCCCCACTGCAGTGCCGGGTCCCCACGGATGAGAAGGGGTCCTCAAGGTGCCACCTAGCTCGGGGTCCCCCAGGGGCGCGCCAAGGTCACCGGGAAGGTGGCGAGGGGTGGGAaggtccctgtgtgtccctaaGGTCCCCGGCCGAGTGGCTGCGCCCCGCACGTTGTGGCCGCGAGGGCCACGCGGTGCCAGAGCCAGCCCGGAGCCTGCGGCGCCACCCCGGGCTTGGCAGTGGTGGCTGCGGGACGTGCCACCGTGGTGTCACCGCCGTGTTTGTGGCATGGGATCCCCCTGGTTTTGGTGGGTGCTGAGTCAGGTGTCACCTGGCTGTGCCATGGGTGTCACTGCCCTTTGCCATCAGTGTCACCTTGCTGTGGCACCCAGGCCACCCCAGCAGCTGGCCACCAAAACGGCGTGCCACCCTGGGTGCCACCAAGTCCTCAACTGCATCCACGCCTTTGGTGATAGCAGCTGCTTTGTCCCTAAGGATGAGGAGATCCCCAAATGCCCTGACTCCATCAGCTGGGGGTGCCCCAAGCAGCCGAACCCCTCAGGGAGGGCGTGCCTGGTGTCCCCACACCACTGTGATGTCCCCACACCACAACCACCACAGGGAGGGCGTCTCTGATGTCTTCACACCCTCCCCCAAAGGCAGGAGATCCCCATTGTCCCCACCTCCGAAGGGAGGGAGTCCCCGCTGTACTCACCCGTGTCACCCCACAGACAGGACACCCCCGCTGGAGGgagtccctgctgtccccacacccCTCAAGGAGGGagtccccactgtcccctccctgtccacACGCCCGTGTCCTCCAGGCAGGACATCCCTGCCGTCCCCACACCCTCAGCGAGGGagtccccgctgtccccacaCCGGGGGACACCACTCCCGGGGTGTCCCCCCCGCCTCTGCCACCCCCTCGCCCGCTCACTTGCCACGGCCCCGTACTACGGGGAGCGTCGGGGGGCGCGGGGGTCCCTGGGGGGCGGCGGGGACATGTGCCGGGGGCCGCGGGGGCGGCGAGCGCGGCCGGCTGCGGGCTCGGCGGAGCGACACTGGCGACAACGACAGCTTgcggagggagggaagagaaggggagggggaggccGGGGGCTTCCCCGCCCCACGCCCCCTCGTCCCCCCCGGCAGGGCGGTGACCTTGAGGCCGCGGCGCTGGCGGTGGGTGGCAACCCGGGATATTTTTAGCCGGGCGCTGTCACTCCCAGGGCGTCCCCATTGTCACCACCAGGGGCTCCTCCCACGCCCCCCCCGACCCTTGCCCCAACGaggccccctcccctccgcaCCGGGGGAGGCGGAACAGGCCCCGGAACACCGGGCAACTCCCGGGAAAACCCCGCCATGGCGCCCCCATCCCTTTCGAACGCCCCCGGGCTGCGAGCGGGGGGATCCCCCCGAGCCAGGGGATTCCCGGGAATGCGGGATTCCCGCCAGCCGCGGGGTTCCCCATCACCGgcacaccccccaccccccacctccGCCCCCGGAGCTCAGGGGGGTGTTCTCACCCTCCCCATTTCCAAAATTCACCCACCTGCCGCCAGCCCCCGGCCTCCGCTGCCCTCGGGCGCTGTCGGCGCTGACCATGGCCCGGCGGCGGCGACACGCGCGGCTCTGAGCCCGGGAtcccggcggctcccggcggcaCAGCGGGGGGCCAGGGGCGAGCTCGGACAGCGGCTCCGCGGTGCCGCCGAGCCCCTCCCGGCCTGGCCGTGCCTCGGTTTCCCCAGCGCgcaggcggcggcggccgcgggggctgcgggcggaGATGCGGCGCCGTTGCGATGCCGGTCCACGCGCGCAGCCGCCGAGCACCCGCCCCGCCGCCTCCTCGGGGGCTTCCCGGGAGCCTCCCGGTGCTTCCCGGGGCTTCCCGGCCGCCGTTGCAGATAATTTCAGCCGCCTGACCGTTCTCCTCCCGCGCCGCGCGTCGCCCACCCGCGGGTCTCCACCTCCGTGGGAAACCCCACCCGTGACTCCCCCCCGGTGACACCGGGGCAGCCCCCCCGGGGTGGCCTTGCACACGGGCGTGTCCCCCTCAATCCTCTCGGTGTCACCCCCCTCGGGGGTGGTGGCGGTGGGGAGGGGGCGCGGGCTGACCCCCGGGTTGTGCGTGTGTCACACGCGTGCGGGGATGGGGTGTCCTTTCTGGGGACGTGGGGCATACGGGCGTGCAAGGAGGGGGGGGTGTGAGTGTGAGCagtggggctggcacaggggggTGGGCGGGGAGTGAGGAACAAAGCACGAGGAGGGGGCGAGGTGGGGGGCGAGGGTTGTGAATTGGGGTGTGCAAGGGGGTGTGATTTGGGTGTGAAACGGGGGTGTGGACGTGTGTGCACAGGGGTGTTAACTGGGGTGTGAACGGGGGTATGCAAGGTGAGGTGTGCAAGGAGGTGTCAGTTGTGCCGTGCAATGGGTGTGAACAGGGGTGTGGAGGCGGGGCGTGCACGGGGGTGTGAACTGGGGTGTGAAAACGGTGTGCAAGGTGTGTGCGCGCAGTGTGGTGTCAGCGGGGGGTGTGAACAGGGCGTTGGAGGTGTGGTGTGTAAGGGATGCGGAAGGCAGAGCGCACAGGGGGTTGTGCAGGGCGAGAGTGCACGTAGAGGTGTGATCACCACTGGGTGTGCAAAGGGGTGTCACGCGTGTTATACACGCGTGTGGGTCCCCGTGACCCTGTCAGTGTGTCCGTCTGTCCATGTGTCCGTTCCCGCCCCCATCCCCGCAATCCCCGCTCGGTGCCGGGTGGGGGGCGGGTGTGCTGAGGGGGGGTCGTGGAGGGATACccggtggggggggggggagggggggcacGGTGCGGGGCCAGGATTCCCGGCGCGGGGGGAAGGGGGATTCCCGGTGTGTGGGGGAGTACCCGGTGCAGGGGCGGGTCAGGATTCCCGGTGCGGGGGCGAAAGCCGGGTTTGGGGTTggccggggaggggggagaTGCCCATTTCGGGGGGATGGCCGAATTGGggcatttgggatttttgggggggttccCGGTGCCAGCCCCTTGCGGCTGAGCGGGCCGATCCCACGTGATCGCCACCCCCGCATGTCCCCCCGCCTCTTCCCGCTCGTTACCACGGCAACGTCCCCATCCCCCCATGATGGAAACGGGGGGGAGGGGAACCCCGAGGGGGGAGGGGCGGGGAATCCGCTCCCTTCTCCGCCCCTCCCCCCCCCGGGAGCCGCTTTGCTGATGGGGGAGGGAACACCGGGACACcctcctccccccgcccccccccccggtCTACAATGGATTTTGGAATTTTGGATTCCCCCAGATCCCCCCTTTAATGAAGGGATTCCCCCAAGTCCCCTGAAGCGGGGGGGGACGACCCAGGAATGTTTTAGGGTCCCCTCGATCCCATGGGGAGAATTTGGGGGGGGTAGGCAGCGCCACCGGTGAGCGGACAccaggaatggggatgggaattgAGAAGGGAATGGGAACGGCAATGGGGTAGGAACTAGGATGGGAGTGGCAAGGGAACTGGGCAGGGGAATGGGAATAGGAATGGGattgggagagggaagggaattgggaatgggatgggcgggaatgaggatggggatgggattaGGAATGGGGTGGGAGTAGGGATGGAGATGGGCATGGGAAGGGgaatggggaagggaaggggaatggggaatgggaagggCCTAGGGGGCTGTGCTGCACAAAGGGCCCTGGGAGGGgtggagggacagggagggaataCCCCAGGAATTCGGGAAGGGGAATTCCCAGGATGGGGGGACACTCCAGTGGGTTCCTCATTCCAGGAGCAGCGGGAATGGGGGGATTCCCCCCTCAGGAACAACCCGAGGGGGTCCCAAAGGGAGGGAATCCTCCCAAATCCAAGCAGGAATTCCCCCTCCAATTCCAGCAGGATCATCTACATTTTCAGGCATAAAActgagcaaggcaggaaaaGCATCTCCCCAAAGCCCTTCCCAAATTATTCCTTCCCCAAtttaactggatttttttttttttcttaatttttaattggaTTCAAACACACTAAACTCACAGAAAGGGGTGGAGTGGGTTGGGGGTTGTCATTCCTCCCTGGCTGGATTTGGGAATTCTGGGATGCAGgaacagagcccagcccagggagggcagCCCCAAAAAGAGGGACAAGGATGAACCTGGATGAATCCCACGGGATTTGGAGAAGCCCGGAGGCACCTCCAGGCCGATTGCTGGAAAGGAATTTCATTCccaaaggacagggaaaagagaggaaaatccaGGATTTGCATTCCTGAGGATTCGAGCATTCCCCAGGCAGCTCAGGGATCTGACCCAGTCTTCCCACAGGGAGCCCCGGGCACCTCCCCTTCCTGAGGCTCCTCAGTCCAGGGtcaggaaatgggaaaagcgttgggaaaagcaggatttttccttCTCCGGGCAGATTTGGTGCTCCAGCATTCCAGGGGATGGCGGGAATGTCACCTGGAGCCACCTGGCACTGCTGACCCCCCTCAGGAATAGTGGGAATCAGGCTGAGGGATGGCTTCTCCCATTCCTTTCTGACGGATGATTTCCCCTCTTCCCAACCCTCCTACTCCCAAAATCCAGAGACTGGAGCAGCGATCTTGGCCTGGAATctttggggacactgagggagtGTTCTCCACGTGGTGGCTCCAGAATTCTACCAGGGACAGCGTGGGAGCTGCTTTTTCCAGGGAACGTCacctggagctgcctggcactgctgtccAGTGCAGGAAAGGCTTTTCCCATTCCTCCCTGAGGGATTTTCCCTCTTCCCAATGCTtctgccccaaatcccaaaggAAATAGGACCAAGGATAGCCCCAGTCCCAAAAGGAATGGCACTGGGGATTTCAGGGATATCCCAGTCCCAAAGGGAACAGCCACAATGCAA
The window above is part of the Hirundo rustica isolate bHirRus1 unplaced genomic scaffold, bHirRus1.pri.v3 scaffold_61_arrow_ctg1_1, whole genome shotgun sequence genome. Proteins encoded here:
- the KCNN1 gene encoding small conductance calcium-activated potassium channel protein 1, with amino-acid sequence MSSCRYNGGVTRPRGPPSSSAGTPQPPDGETQPLRSCHPSPGLQVVVSRPEHPGGANPGPAAAPPGQEAAEERTGEPRRNQNIGYKLGHRRALFEKRKRLSDYALIFGMFGIVVMVTETELSWGVYTKESSYSFALKCLISLSTLILLGLIVMYHAREIQLFMVDNGADDWRIAMTYERIFFIALELVVCAIHPIPGQYLFTWTARLAFTYAASVADADVDVILSIPMFLRLYLIGRVMLLHSKLFTDASSRSIGALNKINFNTRFVMKTLMTICPGTVLLVFSISSWIIAAWTVRVCERYHDKQEVTSNFLGAMWLISITFLSIGYGDMVPHTYCGKGVCLLTGIMGAGCTALVVAVVARKLELTKAEKHVHNFMMDTQLTKRVKNAAANVLRETWLIYKHTKLVKKIDHAKVRTHQRKFLQAIHQLRSVKMEQRKLNDQANTLVDLAKTQNVMYDMVSELQERHEELEKRLGALEGKLEALGLSLLALPGLVSQALGQQRDQRDLLGPWAPRLCPATAPCTPSRDPPRAAPDSPRPTSDSG